The following is a genomic window from Apodemus sylvaticus chromosome 10, mApoSyl1.1, whole genome shotgun sequence.
CTCATAAGGAATCATATCCTGAGCTGTGATAGGTGACGAGACACAGGAAGAGGCACCTGAGCAGCAACATACTATGACCTGTTGCAGCTTGGATCCTGGAGCCCTGACACAGGGTGATGAAGCAATGAAGAAAGAGCAGACAATGTAAAGGAAAGCTAGGATCAAGCAAAGGTTTGCTCACTCTGATGGAGTGCCCCAACTACCACCAGACCCTAGAACCTCAGGGTATTTATTACTAACTACACAGGGGCAGTGGTTAGCTAATTTCCATAGGAGGTCTCTGTAGGTGAGCTGTCTCAGGTTGTTAACATGCTAGAGAGGAAAGCTATAGTTGATGgtttagccagggtttctattcctgcacaaacatcatcaccaagaagcaagttggggagggaagggtttattcagctgacaccttccatattgctgttgatcaccaaaggaagtcaggactgaaactcaggcagatcaggaagcaggagctgatgcagaggccatggagcgatgtttcttacaggcttgcctcccctggcttgctcagtctactCTTTTatggaacccaagactaccagcccatggatggcaccacccagaaggactaggcccttcccccttgatcactaattgagaaaatgccccacatttggatctcatggaggtacttccccaactgaagctcctttctctgtgataactccagtctgtgtcatgttgacacacaaaactaaccaggacagttCATAATCTTTGCACACGCTGGTCACTCACTTACACTTGGATCTCCAAGGAAAGCTTTGACATCCCCATTGAGCCTTACCTCCCTCTACATGGAGTCCTCTACACGGCTGTACCTGTGCCAACAAAACACATTTACACAGGATTTCCTCTGCTCCCTACAGCAATGAAGAAGCACTTACAATAGAGATGATCATTCTATAATTAAAAGTCCATAGTTGTTAAGACCCAGGAAAACTAGTCTTTCTATGTAAGTCACTGGGATAACTGAGGCCTCTGGGACTTGAAAATCTGTAAAATGATTTTCTGTAAGTCCTCTGAAGTCTCTAATTCACTGTGGGAGTGATTTAGATGATCGTTAGATTTTTTCCCCagataaataatttcaaatattgtcaaactttttaaaaattttcttgaCTATACAGTGAATACATTAAAAACCAgctctttaaagagaaaacaaattgcTGTTTTATAGAATAATAACCTTTTGTCAATTTCAGATTTAAAAGGGTGACTGACTATGATCACGTAATCCTAATTCCAGGAATGAAGACAGTGACCTGTAGTCGTATATACATTGGTTTCTCTGTAAAGATGAACAAAGCATGAGCTCTAGGAGTCCTCTCAGTTCTAAAAGTTTAGAATACTAAGATCGGAGAATTATCTTCCTCAGGGCTCCTTTAATGTCACgattcctcaggctgtagatgaaggGATTGACCATGGGTGTCACCACTGTGAAGATGACGGTGGCCATTGTGTCCTGTATTGAATATGTAGATGAAGGGTGCATATAGATGCCCAGGATCGCCCCATAGAAGAGAGAGACCACAGTGAGGTGAGACCCACATGTAGACAGGGCTTTCCTTATTCCATGGGCAGATTTTAACTTCAGAACCTTGGAGAAGATGTAGACATAGGAAACAATAATGCATGTAAATGGAGTCAGAAATATCAGTCCGCCAATGGTGAAGACCATCAGTTCATTAATGAAGGTGTCAGAACATGAGAGCTTCAGGATAGGGTAGgggtcacagaagaagtggtgCACTGCATTGTGAGAACAGAAGGTGAGTCGAACCATGAGGACAGTATGCAAGAGAGCATGCAGGTTTGTGATGGTCCATGATATGGCCACCAAGAGGGCACAGAGTCTGGGCCTCATCATCATGGTGTAGTGGAGAGGgtgacagatggccacatagcggtcatagacCATCACACTCAGGAGGAAGCCATCCATGTGGCTGAATGCGATGAAGAAATAGATCTGGATCATACATCCCGTGTAAGAGATGGACTTGCTTCCCAACACATGATTCACCAGTGTCTTTGGGACAACGACAGATGGAGCACTAATGTCAACACTGGAGAGGCTGGCCaagaagaagtacatgggtgtgtggagatgAGAGTCACAGATGATGGCCAGGATGATGAGCAGGTTCCCAGAAATTGTGACCAAGTACATCCATAAGAACATCCCAAACACAACCTCTTCTTTCTCTGACTGTCCAGTGAGTCCCAGGAGGATGAATTCTGTGACCGCTGTCTGATTGTTCACATCCATGTCTGTGGAGAACAGTTTTGTCATGCATTCAGATCATTTTCTAGCATAGTGATAAGGATGAGAACGAACTAAAACCAAATTGTCTCTTTtgtaattttaaacaaaatcctGGTTAGTTTCAACCTGTTTCATTTATAAGTGGCTATAGTTTTGTAAACTACTCCTACTGGTTTGTCCCaaacttgtttgctttttttcacAATATTAAAATTAGTCTAATCATTGAGGTAATGTAATTTACATTACGAATAAAGAAACAAACCTATTGGAGCTGTCATGCAATTAATCAATTACATATTAcaagagaaaattgaaaataatctggtggttttctttttaccatacaaatgtgtgtgtgtgtgtgtgtgtgtgtgtgtgtgtgtgtgtgtgtgtgtgcaagctatgtttttgagacaggatgtcttagttagggttactactgcTGCAATGGAACACAATGACCAAAAAGGAAGTTGAGGAGGagagtttattcaacttacatttcCAGATTATAGTCtatcattgaaagaagtcaggacagcatCTCATACAAGgctagaacctggaggcagaagctgatgcagaggccatggagagatgctgcttATTAACTTGCTGTCCatggctttctcagtctgctttcttataa
Proteins encoded in this region:
- the LOC127695306 gene encoding olfactory receptor 1361-like, which produces MDVNNQTAVTEFILLGLTGQSEKEEVVFGMFLWMYLVTISGNLLIILAIICDSHLHTPMYFFLASLSSVDISAPSVVVPKTLVNHVLGSKSISYTGCMIQIYFFIAFSHMDGFLLSVMVYDRYVAICHPLHYTMMMRPRLCALLVAISWTITNLHALLHTVLMVRLTFCSHNAVHHFFCDPYPILKLSCSDTFINELMVFTIGGLIFLTPFTCIIVSYVYIFSKVLKLKSAHGIRKALSTCGSHLTVVSLFYGAILGIYMHPSSTYSIQDTMATVIFTVVTPMVNPFIYSLRNRDIKGALRKIILRS